One genomic window of Luteitalea sp. includes the following:
- a CDS encoding xanthine dehydrogenase family protein subunit M codes for MRPFGYLRPDSLDEVLALLTRHGPDARLLAGGTDLIVRLRLGHVRPTLVVDVKRVGALRADIVEEEAHLRVGARVVMTDLIRDERVRRHFPALVEAAAVVGSVQIRNRATLVGNVCNASPAADTAPALLVYGAIANVVGPAGPHRVALTDFFTGPGQTALNRGEIVESIDLPLPSSARGAAFGRVTRRFGVDIATINICCLVSASGPTRFAYGAVSSRPLLVEDESGVLADDSAPAAARSERLQRLISNASPISDVRGSREYRLAMLEVMSRRTLDAARDRLRGSET; via the coding sequence ATGCGACCGTTTGGTTATCTTCGGCCCGATAGCCTCGATGAGGTCCTGGCGCTGCTGACCAGGCATGGACCGGACGCCCGGCTGCTGGCGGGTGGCACCGATCTCATCGTACGGCTCCGGTTGGGCCACGTACGGCCGACGCTCGTCGTCGACGTCAAGCGGGTTGGCGCCTTGCGGGCAGACATCGTCGAGGAGGAGGCCCACCTGAGAGTCGGCGCTCGCGTCGTCATGACGGATCTCATTCGAGACGAGCGCGTCCGACGCCACTTCCCTGCGCTGGTCGAGGCGGCTGCTGTTGTCGGGTCGGTGCAGATACGGAATCGCGCGACGCTCGTAGGCAACGTCTGCAACGCTTCACCGGCGGCCGACACGGCGCCCGCGCTGCTCGTCTATGGGGCGATCGCGAACGTCGTTGGCCCCGCCGGCCCCCACCGCGTGGCGCTCACCGACTTCTTCACGGGTCCAGGACAGACGGCGCTGAACCGCGGTGAGATCGTGGAGTCGATTGACCTCCCGCTCCCCTCGAGCGCACGCGGCGCCGCCTTCGGGCGTGTGACCCGGCGTTTCGGCGTCGACATTGCCACGATCAATATATGCTGTCTCGTCAGTGCCTCGGGGCCGACCCGCTTCGCGTACGGAGCGGTCAGCTCGCGTCCATTGCTCGTCGAGGACGAGAGCGGCGTGCTTGCCGACGACAGTGCGCCGGCCGCCGCGCGATCCGAACGGCTCCAGCGCCTCATCAGCAACGCCAGCCCGATCTCCGACGTAAGGGGCAGTCGCGAGTATCGTCTCGCAATGCTCGAGGTCATGAGCCGACGCACCCTTGACGCCGCACGCGATCGCCTGCGCGGCTCGGAGACGTAG